GCCACGCCACAGCCAGAGCGCGACGGGCACGCCGGCGGCGAACGCCGCACCAGCCGTGACCAGCGTGAAGAGGTCAGGGTCGCTGGGCGTGACCGTCAGATAACGCCCACCGAGAACCAGCTGCATGACCACCTGGAAGACCAGGTGGAAGCCGATCGGCGCCCAGACCGAGCCGGCCGCGAGGCGGATGCAGCCGAGGACGACGCCCATGCCGGCGAAGAGGACGGCGCGGTCGACGACGACGCCCCAGCCCGCCGTGGCCACCCACAGCGCGGTCCCGAAGACGGTGAAGAAAAGGGCCTGCACCGCAACGGCCAGCCACGGCGCCATGGCCGCCTCGAGGTTGCGGTGGAGGTATCCGCGGAAGACGAGCTCCTCCGGCCACGCCTCCAGGACGAGGACGAGGACGACGAGCAGCAGCACCACCCGCACCACGTCGAGCGCGGTTCCGTCCACCGACAAGGTCACCCAGCCGGCCGCGGTCGCCAGCGCCAGGCCCGCACCGGCCGGCAGCAGCCAGGTGAGCGCCCCGAGGGCCAGGTCGCGCAGGGCGGTCGACTCCGTCCAAAGACCCAGCCCCCGCAGCGGTCGGCGGTCGAGCCACCGCCGCGCCGCGACCACGAGCAGCGTCGCGAGCACGGTGGTCAGCACCGCGTTGGTCGCATGCCTGGTCAGCGACCGGGGGTCGCCGGGCAGCAGCCCGTCCAGCGCCCCGATCCCGAACCAGACCAGCAGCGCCCCGCCCCCGACGACGGCCAGGCGCAGGACGAGCGGGGCGCGTGGGTGCCCGGTCGCCTCCGTGCGGACATCGACAATCCTCCCCATGACCCCACCGTAGGCAGGCAGGGCGCGGGGTCGCAGCCCTGCGACCGACCCGCGGTTGGGCCCGCAGGCCCTTGTCGCCTCCCGTCACCGGTGCCTAAGGTGCTCGCCCGACGCCCGCTCCGACCCCGAGGAGTCGCCATGGACGCGCCCGACACCGCAGCACGGATCTCCCGGCTCCAGGCCAGGGTGGAGGACACGGAGGCCCTGGTCCTGCGCGTGTGGTGCGCGGGAATCGGTGCCCTGCTGGTCCTCGGCCTGGTCCTGCCGTTCCACTCCTACGTGACCGACGACGGTCATCGCGTGAGCCCGTCGGTGCTGCTCCAGCCCGGCCAGGACCTCGAGTGGTTCGTCCCCGAGGGCGGGTCCGGGGCCTGGCTCCCCATCACCGGTTTCCTCGGCCTGACCGTCGTCGTCGCGGGTCTCCTGGTCGGGATGGGACAGGTACGGCGACGGGGCGGGAGCCGGGGCACCGTCCGCGTCCTCACGGTCCTCCTCGCGCTGGCGGCCGTCGGCACGGCGGTGGTGCTCGTGTCCGCGATCGGCACCGCGACCGTCGACGCGCGGCGGGGAGGGGTTCGCGACGGCTCGTTCGGCCCGGGCGGGGTCTTCCTGGCGCTCGGCCTGGTCGGCTATGCCG
This genomic stretch from Ornithinimicrobium humiphilum harbors:
- a CDS encoding CPBP family intramembrane glutamic endopeptidase — encoded protein: MGRIVDVRTEATGHPRAPLVLRLAVVGGGALLVWFGIGALDGLLPGDPRSLTRHATNAVLTTVLATLLVVAARRWLDRRPLRGLGLWTESTALRDLALGALTWLLPAGAGLALATAAGWVTLSVDGTALDVVRVVLLLVVLVLVLEAWPEELVFRGYLHRNLEAAMAPWLAVAVQALFFTVFGTALWVATAGWGVVVDRAVLFAGMGVVLGCIRLAAGSVWAPIGFHLVFQVVMQLVLGGRYLTVTPSDPDLFTLVTAGAAFAAGVPVALWLWRGRDGWSWTRPEPDQPSHSRRSRP